CCTCTCGGAGTTCTCGTTGCAGCTCGACGAGGGCTCCTTCGAGGCGACGCTCGAGGCGGCGCCCCCGCCGGAGTTCCCCGGACAGCACGAAGACGACGCGGCGGACCGATTCACAAAGATGTGGGAGCACCTCTGACATGGCCGCCTGGACGCTCGTACAGTGGCTGATCGCGGCGCTCGCCTTCGGCTCGACAGTCGTGGGCGGGTACGTCGGCTACCAGGCCTACCGCGGCTTCCGCCGCCACCACAGCCGCACGATGCAGTACCTCTCGCTCGGCCTCATCTCGCTGACCGCCGTCTCCTTCGGCGTCGCCTTCGCCGGCTCCGTCCTGCTGCGGCGGGGCTACCTCCCGGCGTCGTACCAGCAGCCGCTGACGCTCGCGACGCGGACGTTCCAGTTCGTGGGCGTGTCGCTGATCGCCTACTCCCTGCACAGGCGCGGCTGATCGGTGCGTCGGTCGTCGAAACGAGAAATGAGGCGGCGGTAGAAACGCGCCGCCTCGTCGCCCTGAATGATCCCCGCTGACGCTCCGGCCCTCCAAGACGGAGCGTCGCCGACAACTCGGGCGAGGATCGATAAAACAGTTACGCCATGGGACGCCGCTGTCAGCGGAGCGACGGGACGAGCGCGCGCAGCTGTTCCCGGGAGAACAGCGTCGTCGGACGGTCCATGTGGACGCCAATCTCGCCCTCGAAGGCGCGCATACCGGCCCGCTGGAGCGGTTCGGGCGCCGAGTAGCCCGCCCGCACGAGGCGGCCCAGCCGGATCTCGTCGCGGAGGTCGTCGCGCCAGGCGCGCTCGTAGTCGCCCAGCGTTCCCGGGTCGGTCGGATCGATCTCGCGGGCGGCGTGGTCGGCCGCGGTCATGCCGTAGAGGATGCCGCCGCCCGTGAACGGCTTGGTCTGGGCGGCCGCGTCGCCGATCAGGAACGACCTGCGGCCCGTCACGCGCTTCGGCGGGCCGATGGGGATCAGCCCGGAGCAGCGGCGGTCGGTCTCGACGCCGTAGCCGCCGGTGAAGGCCTCGAAGCGGTCGCGGACGTCGTGGCCGGGCGGCATGGCCAGGCCGTACTCGACGCCGGTCTCGCCGCGGGGGATGCGCCAGGCGAAGAAGCGCGGGACGGTGAGGTGGACGTCGACGAAGTCGCCGTCGTCCCGCTCGTCGGTGAATCCCAGCACGCCGTGGAGCAACTCGTCCGGTTCGGGGAGAGAAAGCGCGCGGCGCACGCGGGACTTCGGGCCGTCGCAACCGGCCACCATGCGCGCCCGATGAGTCTCCGTGCCGTCCGGCCCGCGCACTTCGACGGCGACGTGGTCCCGGTGCTCTGCCACGTCCAGGACGGTGTGGTCCTCGCGGAGGTCCGCGCCGGCGTCGCGGGCCGCCTCGGCGAGCGTCCGGTCGAGGCCGACGCGGTCGATGACGTTCGAGATCACCTCGTCCTTGTGGAAGCGGTGGGCGCGGCTGTCGGCGTCGCCGAGGTGGAACCGGGCGCCGTACACCTCGTTCTGGAGGAGGTCGGCGCGGGCGCCGTCGGGCGCGTACTCCCAGACATCGGTGCTGACGTGGCCGGAGCAGGCCAGCGGCTCGCCGACCGCGCCCTGCTCGAACGCGAGGACGTCGTAGCCGGCCTCGCTGGCCCGGCGGGCGAAGCGCGAGCCGGCGGGCCCACACCCCACCACGACGAAGTCGTGCATACGCGGCGAGTCCGTCGCCGATTCCCTTGTTAGTTGGCTTTTTCCGTCTGAACGCGGCACCGAATCCGGTGGCCGTCGGCCGCGCCCGGGCCACCGTCGCGTCCGGAGTCCGCGCCAGTCCTTTTGTGCCCCCCGCTCCTCTCCCGGATATGGACGCGATCCAGCTGTACACGCTGCGGGAGATCGACGCGCCGGTGACCGAACTCCTCGAACGGGTCTCCGAGGCCGGCTTCGACGGGGTGGAGTACGCCTACCGCGTGCCCGAGGCCGACCCCGAGGCGGTCCGCGACGCGCTCGCCGAGACGGGTCTCCGGGTTCCGGCCGCCCACGTCCCCATCGAGGACCTGGAGGGAGACCTCGAGGCGACCGTCGACCGCTATCGCGACCTCCGCTGCGAGCGGCTCGTGGTGCCCTACCTGGACGACGAGCACTTCGCCGACGAGGAGTCCGTCACGGAGACCGCCGAGCGCCTGGAGGCGCTCGCGGACCGCCTGGACGAGCACGACGTCCCGCTGCTCTATCACAACCACGACGCGGAGTTCACCGAACTGGCCGGCGGGACCGCGTTCGACACGCTCGTCGCCGAGACCCAGACGCTGGACTTCGAACTCGACGTCGGTCTCGCGGCCAGCGCCGGGACGGATCCGGCCGAACTGATCGAGAGCTACGGCGGCCGGATCGAACTGCTGCACTGCACTGACGCCGACTTCGACGACCCGGACCCGGCGCACGTCTCCTTCGGCGAGGGCGACGTCGACTACGGCGCGGTGTTCGACGCCGCCGCCGACGCCGGCATCGAGTGGTACGTCTACGAGAACGGATCGACCGACGAGCCCGCGGCGGAGCTCGCTCACGCCGGCGAGCGGTTCGTGCGGCGGTAGCCGCCCCCTCCCGCGAGCGGGATCACTCGACGGAGACGGGCTCGCCGCGCTCGACGGACTCGTAGGCGGCCTCGATCACGGCGACGATCCGCACCGCCTCCTCGCCGGAGATCTCGGGATCGCGCCCCTCCCGCAGGCTCGCGACGAAGTCCTCGATCAGGCCGGCGTTCGGATCCCGGCCCCAGAACGCCGTCTCGGTGTCGGTCTCGCCCTGGCTGCCGACGTACTCCAGAGTCTGACCGAAGCAGTCGACGGCCATCGTCCCGTCGCGGCCCTGTAGCTCCAGCGTCGCGCCGCCCCACGTGGGCCACTCGTCGGGCCGCGACCAGGACCCGTCCAGCAGGAACTGCGTGCCGTCCTCCAGCGTCATCGAGAGCACGTTGACGTCCTCGACGGGAACGTCGTGAAAGCGGGAGCCGCTCTCGGCGTACACCTCGGCGACCTCCCGCTCCGTCAGGTCGTGGACGACGTCGACGACGTGTGCGGTGTGGTCCATGATCGCGCCACCCCCGGACTCCTCGGGGTCGGTGAACCAGCCGCCGGGCATCTCGCCGCGGTTGGTCCCCGAAATCGCGTAGAGGTCGCCCAGTTCGCCCGCGGCCAGCGCGTCCTCGGCGCGCCGGATCGGCTCGCTGAACCGGAGCGGCATGGCCACGCCCAGACGGATCCCGGCGTCCTCGGCCGCCTCGACGGCGGCCCGGGCCTCGTCGACGGTCGGCGCCAGCGGCTTCTCCGAGAGGACGTGCGTCCCGCGCTCGCCCGCCCGCTCGATCCACTCGCGGTGGGCGGCGTTGGTCGAGCAGACGACCACGCCGTCCGCCGCGTCGAGCAGCTCGTCGGGCTCCCGGTAATCACAGCCGAGCGCCTCGGCCGCCGACCGGCCGCGCTCCTCGTCCCCGTCGGCGACGCCCAGGAACTCGACGCCGTCCATCCCCTGCAGGATCGGGGCGTAGGCCGCGTGGTGGAGGTGGGCCGTCGAGCAGATGCCGACGCGGGTCATGCGTCCACCTCCCCGTCCGCGGCCGTATCGTCGCCGTCGGCGGTCACCTCGGCGACCGCGACCGGTTCGCCGCGCTCGGCGGACCGCTCGGCCGCCTTCGAGATCCGCATCGCCTCGATGGCCGCGTCGACGTCCACGTCGGGCGTCGCGCCCGACCGAACGCAGTCGACGAAGTGCCGCAGTTCCCGCACGTAGCCGTCGGCCGGCCCGGCCGGACTCTCGTCGCTCGCCGCCTCCCCAGTCCACAGTCGCACGGGCGCGTCGTCGCCGGAGTCGTAGCTCACGACGCCCTCGTCGCCTGCGAGTTCGAGCTCGAACTCTAGCTCCCGGCTCCCGGGCTGGGCCCACGACGCCTCGACGTAGCCCGTCGACCCGTCTTCGAAGGACAGCGTCGCCGTCCCGTGCTCCAGGCCGTCCTCGCGGGTCCGGCGGGCGAAGACGCGCTCGACCTCGCCGACGGTCCACCGGAGGAAGTCGAAGTCGTGGATCGCCAGATCGAGGAAGACGCCGCCGCTCGACTCCCGGTCGGCGTACCACTCGGCCCAGTCGGGGAACGGCGAGAGCCGACGGGCGCGGGCGACGCCGGCCGCCCCGATGCGGCCGTCGGCGACCTGGTCGCGCGCGGCGGCGTACTGCGGGAAGTACCGCAGGACGTGCGCGACCATCACGGGCACGTCGGCCCCTGCGACCGTCTCGCGGACCGCGGCGGCGTCGGCGAGCGTCGGCGCCAGCGGCTTCTCGCAGACGACGGGCAGTCCAGCCTCGACCGCCCGCTCGACGTGCTCGCGGTGGGTGTGCGTCGGCGTGCAGACGTCCACCGCGTCCACGTCGGCCTCGGACAGCGCCGTCTCGACGTCGGAGAACGCCGTCGCGTCCAGCCCCTGCTCCTCGACGAACGCGTCGGCGCTGTTCGGCGAGACGACGGCCGTCACGTCGACGTCCTCGACGTAGTCGTACGCTCCGCAGTGCATCTCCGCCATGAACCCTGCGCCGAGCAGACAGACCGATACCATACCGGTCCGTGGGACCGGGTCACTAATTAGCTTATGTCGGTGAAAGCGACGGAACTCAGACGACCGCCAGGCCGCGGGGCACCTGCTCGCGGTACGCGCTCGACCAGGACAGGTCCAGCGGCTCCCAGGCGTACCCTTCCTCGCTTGCGTAGACGCCGTCGTTGCTCAGCGCGTAGAAGCGATCACGGTGGGCGAGGACCGGACGGGCGGCGCCCTCCGGTCCCGGCAGGCCGTCCATCGCGACCGCCCAGTCGTCCCCCGACCGCCGGTATACGTACGCGGTCCCGTCCGGGTCGTGAGCGGACCGCGCCCCGCTGGCCGAGGAGACGACGACGTCGTCCGGGTCGTCGCCGACGGCCAGCCCCCAGACGTAGCGGTGGTCGAGGCCGTCCTGCGGGTGGGTCCACGTGTCGCCGCCGTCGGTCGACTCGGCGTACCCGTCGCCGGCGGCCGAGTACACGCGACCCGGGGCGTCGGGATGGGTCGCGATCGTGTGGTTGTCCCGGCGCGCGCCGGCGGGGTGGTCGATCCACGTCTCCCCGGCGTCGTCCGTCCGGACGAGCGCGCCCGCCTCGATGGCGACGTAGAGGCGGTCCGGGTCGCGGGGGTCGACCTCGATCCAGCGGACGTGGTGGGTGTGGGGCCGCGGCGGGAACGACCAGCGCTCCTCGCTGTCGAGGTCGGTCAGGCCGGGCCGCGCGGCCCAGGTCTCGCCGCCGTCCGTCGAGCGGTAGACGGCGGAGGGTTCGGTGCCCGCCCAGACGACGTCCGGGTCGTGTGGGCTCACCGTCGCGGCGGTGACGCGAGCGTCGACGTCCAGCGAGCGGTCCCACGTCTCCCCGCCGTCGGTCGTCCGCCGGAGGCCCGCGTCGACGGTGCCGGCGAAAGCCCGGCGGGGTGCGTCGGGGTGGGCCGCGACGCACTCGAGGTCGTAACCGACGAGGGCGTCGCTGACGGCTTCCTCGACCGCGAGGACGCGGTCGTCGAGCGCTGCGTAGAGGGTCGGCATACCGCACGCTACGGTTTCGGGGGATAAACAATCTCGCCGGCGTCCGGGCCTGCACCACGACGCCGGGATGGCCCACGCTCGACGTCGGTGAGCGGTCCACGTCAGGGCACCGTCGTGGCGGTGGTCTGCTCGCGTCGACTGGCTGCCGCGGTCGGTAATCTACCGCCCCGGTCCCGCCCTAGGCCGACGGTACGCGCCGCGTGAGGTCGGTAAGGGGGCGCTGCTGGCCGACGTGCGTCGGCAACTCGCAGGTGATGACACCGAGTATGAAAGTCGGGCGGCCGCGACCGGCCAACGACCGCTAGCAAGTCACGGGCAACTCCGACTCGACGTCGCCACTATTCAGTTCCAGCCGGCCGCAGTAAGGCAGTCTTAGCCGATACCGCGCCGCTCCGGAACTGCAAACGGTCGCCCTGTTTACGTGTGTCAGAACGTCAACTAGAGCTGCGGATGGAGGATCACTCATGACTGACGACCACGACTTACTCGACAAGTTCACGGACCCGACGCGTCGATCGGTACTGAAAAAGGGAGCGGCGGCGACGGCCGGACTCGGACTGACTGCTGCGGGCTCCGGCAGCGCGGCCGCACAGGACGACGGGGACGACGATATCATCGACGACCGGGAGTGGGACAAGGCGATCATTCCGGCCGGGCAGTTCCAGCCCCGCAGTCGGTTCATCATCACGTCGCCGGTGCTCCAGTGGAACCCGCGGGTCGAGGAGATCCGCGACAACGTCTGGTCGGAGTACAACACCCGGGCCATCCGGTACCTGAACAGCAACGAGCACGTCCTGTTCTGGCAGGCCCAGGACGCCGAGGTCCCCGAGTTCGATCAGGAGGCGGGCTACGTCGTCGACGCTGAGGGCGACACCTTCCAGGACGACACGCCCCAGCCGGAAGTGTTCCGGATGCACTCGGAGGGTGCCCTGTTCGGCGACTCGGGGTACGTCACGATCAACTTCACCCCCGTCGGCGAGGACGAGGAGGACCAGTTGTTCAACGACGAGGGCGACGTCTTCTTCGAGGACGAACCGCGGGAAGCCGAGCCGGTAGGCCTCGACGACGTCCCCGGCAACTTCACCGACACCGACGGCAACAACTCGTAACTGACGCCCCGCCGGACCGCAGCGCGGGCGTCGAACCGCTGATCGATCGCGGCCGCCTCTCTTTTGGCTCCAGCGCGACCGACATCCTCGACGAACTCGCCGCCTGCCAAGCGACGAGTGGGCCCGGCGAGCGTATTTATGGTTAGGGAACCAACAAGAACGCGATGGCAGTACTCTCCGACGACGACGAAGGGAAGTACCTCGTGGACGACACCGGCGAACAGCTCGGCATCGTGTCAGAAGTCGACGAGGCGGCGGGCGTCGCCTACGTCGACCCCGACCCGGGCGTCATCGAGTCGCTCGTGGAGACGTTCGGCGGCGGCGACGCCGACGAGGACGACATCCGGGTCCCCGAGAACAGCGTCTCGAACGTGACCGACGACGAACTGCGAGTCGACGCGGACCTGTAGGTCCCTCTTCTCGACTTCTCGCATCGGTCGTCCGCCGACTCAGTACTATCGACCCCGGAGTTACGCGAAGGAGTGCAACCTGAAGGGCGTCACCACCTGCGTGAGCGACGAGGAGCCGGACTCCGTCGATCGACTGACCGGGGCGAAGGCCGAGAGCAGGAGCGACGCCGTTCGGTAGGCGCTTCGGCGCGGTGTACGGGCGAAACGCCGGTCTGATCGGGCGGGAGGAAGAAGCGGTAGCCGTCGGAACCGGACGTGAACGGAGTGAGCGTCCGGATTTGTCCGCCCACGTTTTTTGGCAGCGAGGGATCTTCGATCCCTCGGGCCGTGCGAACGGGCGCTGCGCGCTCGTGAGCAGACGGGGTCGAGCGCTCGTCCGGCGACCGCGAGGTCGTTCGAAAGATGCCTCCGGCGTCTTTCGTGATCACGAGAGCTTCGCTCTCTCGGACGACCCCGTGAAAAAGGGCAGTTAGTCGTCGCCGGTCCCTGCAACGACGTCGCCGTCCGCGTCGGCCGCGATGACCCGATCCGAGCGCGGCCCCTCCAGGTCGACGCCGGGCAGCAGGTCGCGCAGGTAGCGACCGGTGTGGGAGTCCTCGTTCCGGGCGACGTCCTCGGGCGTGCCCTCGGCGACGAGTTCGCCGCCGTTCTCGCCGCCCTCGGGGCCGAGGTCGACGATGTGGTCGGCGTTCTTCACCAGGTCCAGTTCGTGCTCGATGACGACCACGGTGTTGCCGTCGTCGGTCAGCCGGTGGAGGACGTCGATCAGCTTGCGCTCGTCCTCGGGGTGGAGCCCGGTGGTTGGCTCGTCGAGCAGGTAGAGGGCGTCGCCGGAGTCCTTCTTGCCCAGCTCCTCGGCGAGCTTGATGCGCTGGGCTTCGCCGCCGGAGAGCGTCGTGGAGGGCTGGCCCAGCCGCATGTAGTCGAGGCCGACGTCCTTCAGGAGCTTCAGTCGGCGACGGATGCCGGTGTGGCCCTCGAAGAAGTCGTAGGCCTCCGCGACGGTCATGTCGAGGACGTCCGCGATGGTGGCGTCCTTGTAGGTGACGTCCAGCGTCTCGTCGTTGTAGCGGGCCCCGCCGCACTCCTCGCAGGGGACCTGCACGTCCGAGAGGAAGTTCATGTCGATGGTGACCGTGCCCTGGCCGCCGCAGGCCTCGCAGCGGCCGCCCTTGACGTTGAACGAGAACCGGCCCTGGTCGTAGCCGCGCTGCTTGGCGAGGCTGGTCTCCGAGAACAGCTCCCGAATGTGGTCGAAGACGTTGGTGTAGGTCGCCGGGTTCGACCGGGGCGTCCGGCCGATGGGCGACTGGTCGATCAGGCGGACCGTCTCCACCTCGTCTAAGCCCTCGATGTCGTCGTGCTCGCCGGGGTTGACGTCGGTGTCGTTCATCCGGCGCACGATGCCCTTGTAGAGGACGTCGTGCATCAGCGTGGACTTGCCGGAGCCGGAGACGCCGGTGATGGCGGTGAACGCGCTCAGCGGCAGGTCCACGTCGAGGTCCTTCAGGTTGTGCTGGCGAGCGCCCCTGACCGTGAGGGAGCCGTCGGGATCGCGTCGCTCCTCGGGGACCGGAATCGCCCGCTCGCCGGCGAGGTAGTCGCCGGTGACGCTGTCCTCACAGGCCTTGACGTCCTCGACGCTGCCGTTGACGACGACCTCGCCGCCGCGCTTGCCGGGGCCGGGCCCCATGTCGATGACGTTGTCCGCGCGGCGCATCGTCTCGGTGTCGTGCTCGACGACGAGCAGCGTGTTGCCGAGGTCGCGCAGCTCAGCCAGCGTGTTCAGCAGGCGGTCGTTGTCGCGCTGGTGGAGGCCGATGGAGGGCTCGTCGAGCACGTACAGCACCCCGACGAGGCCGGAGCCGATCTGGGTGGCCAGGCGGATGCGCTGGCTCTCGCCGCCGGACAGCGTCGCGGCCTCCCGGTCGAGCGTGAGGTAGTCGAGGCCGACCTCGACCATGAAGCCGAGACGGGCGCGGATCTCCTTGAGGATCTCCTCGGCGATTTTGGTGTCGCGCTCGTCGAGGTTGGCCTCCATGCCCTCGAAGTGCGCCAGCGCGTCGCCGATGGACATCCGGTTGACCTCGGTGATCGAGGTTCCGTCGGAGGGAACCTCCGACGACGTTCCGCTCGCATCGCTCGCGGAACTTCCGTCCACGAGCACGGCGCGCGATTCGGCCTTCAGGCGGGTGCCCTCGCAGGCCGGGCACGTCGTGGTGGCCATGAACTCCTCGATGTGCTCGCGGGCGCGGTCGCTGTCGGTCTCGACGTGGCGCCGTTCCAGATTGGGGATGACCCCCTCGAAGCGCTCGGTCTTCTCGCGGGTGCCGTTCTTGGTCCGCCACTGGAAGTGGACCAGGTCGTCCGTGCCGTAGAGGAACTGCCGCTGGATCGCCTCGTCCAGCTCCTCGAAGGGCGTGTCCAGCGAGACGCCGAAGTGCTCGGCGACGTTGTCCAGCTGGCGCGAGTAGTAGGTCCGGTCGTAGCTCCAGGGCTCGAAGACGTGCTTCAGCGGCTTCGAGGGGTCCTGGATCACGAGGTCCTCGCTGACCTCCTTGGTCTCGCCCAGCCCCTCGCACTCCGGACAGGCGCCGTGGGGGCTGTTGAACGAGAACGAGCGGGTCTCGATCTCGGAGATGTCGATGCCGCAGTGGGTGCAGGCCAGGTCCTCGGAGAACTCCACGACCAGTCGCTCGCGGTCGCTGTGGTCCTCGCTGTCGCCCTCACCGGCGAGATCGCCGGTCGACCGGGCAGTCGAGCCGCCCAGCTCCGCGTCCTCGGGCGGGTCCGGGAGGATGACCTTGATGATCCCGTCGCCCTCCTCCAGGGCGGTCTCGACGGAGTCCGTGATTCTGGACCGGGCGTCCTCGCTGACCTTCACGCGGTCGACGACCACGTCGACGGTGTGGTCGTAGTTCTCGTCGAGGTCCGGGCGGTCCAGCGTCAGGTCGTACTCCTCGCCGTCGACCTCGACGCGGGCGTACCCCTCGCCGACGAGGTCGTCGAACAGGTCCTCGAAGGCGCCCTTCTGGTCGCGGACGACCGGAGCACAGATCTTCGCCCGCGTCCCCTCGGGCAGGTCGAGGATCCGACTCACCATGTTCTGGGCGCTCTGCTCGCCCACCTCGCGGCCGCACTCGGGACAGTGCGGCGTGCCGACGCGAGCGTACAGCAGGCGGAGGTAGTCGTGCAGCTCGGTGACCGTCCCGACGGTCGAACGGGGGTTGTTGGCGGCGTTCTTCTGGTCGATGGAGATGGCCGGCGACAGCCCCTCGACGTTCTCGACCTGCGGCTTGTCCATCTGGCCCAGGAAGTTCCGGGCGTAGGCGGACAGCGACTCGATGTATCGGCGCTGGCCCTCAGCGTAGACGGTCTCGAAGGCGAGCGACGACTTGCCCGACCCCGACAGCCCCGTGACGACGGTCAGCTCCTCTCGGGGGATCTCGACGTCGACGTCCTTGAGGTTGTGCTCCTCGGCCCCTCGGACCTCGATGACGTCCTTACTCATCTATCCAATCACAGGCGTCGGCAGTTGAAACCCTGTCGGTTGCGCGCGCCCGCGCGTTTTGACCGACATCCGGTCCCGAAAACCTTTACCACAAGGTGCGGCCATCCCTCAGCAGAGATTGACAATGAGCGTGACCAGTGAGTACGACATTCAGGGAGTCGACCTCTCCGAGGACAGGTATGTCGTCGAGCAGTCGCTGATCAGGAACAAGTACAGGGCGATGGACTCGGCGGGGGACGTCGTCCTGCGGGGCAAGCAGAAGCTGTTCAAGATGAAAGAGGAGTTCCCCTTCACCGACGCCGACGGCGAGGACGTCTTCACGGTGAAGGCCGGCGGGATCATCGACGTCGCCGGCAACTACGTCCTCAGCGACGCCCGGACGGGGGAGGACCTGGTCATCCTGGACAACGACTACTCGCTGCTACAGGACACGTGGAAGATCCGCGACGCCGACGACGAGCGGAAGATCGCCGAGATCAACTCGCGGGGGGCGCTGGTCACCGTCGCGCGGAACGTCCTGCCGTTCGGCGAGCTCATCCCGCACAGCTACGAGATCACTGACGCCGACGGCGACCACGTCGGCTCGATCGGCGGCCAGCTGTCGCTGCGGGACCGCTACGAGATCGCGATCGACGACGCCGGCGACGTCCCGCGGGAGCCGGTGGTCGCGGCCGCGATGGTCATCGACGCGATCCAGGACAACTAGCGGCTACCGTTCCGACGGACACGTACTTACGTGATCGTCGGGTAGCCCGAGCGTGGCATCCGACAACCGATCGCCGCTCACCAAACTGCTCGTTCCTGCCGGGACGCTCTACCTCGTCTGGCTCGCGCTCCGGCCGCCGCCGGCCCGCTGGGTGGGGCTGGCCTGCCTGGCCGTCGTCGTGCCGCTCGTGATCGGCTGGCTCCTCGGAAACCTGGCCGGCGTCGGACCCTGGGCGGATCCGGAGACGCGGTAGGGCCGGCCCCGGTCTTCCCGTCGCGCTACACCGTCTCGGGTAGCCAGCCGCCGTCGACCTCGACGTTCTCGCCGGAGACGTAGTCGGAACCGGGATCGAGGAAGAACATCGCGGCCTGGATCAGGTCCTCGAAGGCGGCCGGCCGGTCCCGCGGCAGGTCGTCGGGGAACTCGTCGGAGTTCTCGACGACGTACGGCGAGACGGCGTTGACCGTGATCCCGCCGTCCTGCGTGTCCGCGGCGAGCATCCGCGTGAACATCAGGACGGCCTTCTTGGCGGCGAAGTACGGGAAGTTCTTCGGGTTCACCATGCCCTGCTCGGCCGACGCGTAGCCGACGTTGACGATCCGGCCGTACTCGCCGTCGCGCATCCCCGGTAG
This genomic interval from Halomicrobium urmianum contains the following:
- a CDS encoding LURP-one-related/scramblase family protein is translated as MSVTSEYDIQGVDLSEDRYVVEQSLIRNKYRAMDSAGDVVLRGKQKLFKMKEEFPFTDADGEDVFTVKAGGIIDVAGNYVLSDARTGEDLVILDNDYSLLQDTWKIRDADDERKIAEINSRGALVTVARNVLPFGELIPHSYEITDADGDHVGSIGGQLSLRDRYEIAIDDAGDVPREPVVAAAMVIDAIQDN
- a CDS encoding Gfo/Idh/MocA family protein yields the protein MTRVGICSTAHLHHAAYAPILQGMDGVEFLGVADGDEERGRSAAEALGCDYREPDELLDAADGVVVCSTNAAHREWIERAGERGTHVLSEKPLAPTVDEARAAVEAAEDAGIRLGVAMPLRFSEPIRRAEDALAAGELGDLYAISGTNRGEMPGGWFTDPEESGGGAIMDHTAHVVDVVHDLTEREVAEVYAESGSRFHDVPVEDVNVLSMTLEDGTQFLLDGSWSRPDEWPTWGGATLELQGRDGTMAVDCFGQTLEYVGSQGETDTETAFWGRDPNAGLIEDFVASLREGRDPEISGEEAVRIVAVIEAAYESVERGEPVSVE
- the uvrA gene encoding excinuclease ABC subunit UvrA — encoded protein: MSKDVIEVRGAEEHNLKDVDVEIPREELTVVTGLSGSGKSSLAFETVYAEGQRRYIESLSAYARNFLGQMDKPQVENVEGLSPAISIDQKNAANNPRSTVGTVTELHDYLRLLYARVGTPHCPECGREVGEQSAQNMVSRILDLPEGTRAKICAPVVRDQKGAFEDLFDDLVGEGYARVEVDGEEYDLTLDRPDLDENYDHTVDVVVDRVKVSEDARSRITDSVETALEEGDGIIKVILPDPPEDAELGGSTARSTGDLAGEGDSEDHSDRERLVVEFSEDLACTHCGIDISEIETRSFSFNSPHGACPECEGLGETKEVSEDLVIQDPSKPLKHVFEPWSYDRTYYSRQLDNVAEHFGVSLDTPFEELDEAIQRQFLYGTDDLVHFQWRTKNGTREKTERFEGVIPNLERRHVETDSDRAREHIEEFMATTTCPACEGTRLKAESRAVLVDGSSASDASGTSSEVPSDGTSITEVNRMSIGDALAHFEGMEANLDERDTKIAEEILKEIRARLGFMVEVGLDYLTLDREAATLSGGESQRIRLATQIGSGLVGVLYVLDEPSIGLHQRDNDRLLNTLAELRDLGNTLLVVEHDTETMRRADNVIDMGPGPGKRGGEVVVNGSVEDVKACEDSVTGDYLAGERAIPVPEERRDPDGSLTVRGARQHNLKDLDVDLPLSAFTAITGVSGSGKSTLMHDVLYKGIVRRMNDTDVNPGEHDDIEGLDEVETVRLIDQSPIGRTPRSNPATYTNVFDHIRELFSETSLAKQRGYDQGRFSFNVKGGRCEACGGQGTVTIDMNFLSDVQVPCEECGGARYNDETLDVTYKDATIADVLDMTVAEAYDFFEGHTGIRRRLKLLKDVGLDYMRLGQPSTTLSGGEAQRIKLAEELGKKDSGDALYLLDEPTTGLHPEDERKLIDVLHRLTDDGNTVVVIEHELDLVKNADHIVDLGPEGGENGGELVAEGTPEDVARNEDSHTGRYLRDLLPGVDLEGPRSDRVIAADADGDVVAGTGDD
- a CDS encoding DUF7521 family protein — protein: MAAWTLVQWLIAALAFGSTVVGGYVGYQAYRGFRRHHSRTMQYLSLGLISLTAVSFGVAFAGSVLLRRGYLPASYQQPLTLATRTFQFVGVSLIAYSLHRRG
- a CDS encoding sugar phosphate isomerase/epimerase family protein, whose protein sequence is MDAIQLYTLREIDAPVTELLERVSEAGFDGVEYAYRVPEADPEAVRDALAETGLRVPAAHVPIEDLEGDLEATVDRYRDLRCERLVVPYLDDEHFADEESVTETAERLEALADRLDEHDVPLLYHNHDAEFTELAGGTAFDTLVAETQTLDFELDVGLAASAGTDPAELIESYGGRIELLHCTDADFDDPDPAHVSFGEGDVDYGAVFDAAADAGIEWYVYENGSTDEPAAELAHAGERFVRR
- a CDS encoding geranylgeranyl reductase family protein, which translates into the protein MHDFVVVGCGPAGSRFARRASEAGYDVLAFEQGAVGEPLACSGHVSTDVWEYAPDGARADLLQNEVYGARFHLGDADSRAHRFHKDEVISNVIDRVGLDRTLAEAARDAGADLREDHTVLDVAEHRDHVAVEVRGPDGTETHRARMVAGCDGPKSRVRRALSLPEPDELLHGVLGFTDERDDGDFVDVHLTVPRFFAWRIPRGETGVEYGLAMPPGHDVRDRFEAFTGGYGVETDRRCSGLIPIGPPKRVTGRRSFLIGDAAAQTKPFTGGGILYGMTAADHAAREIDPTDPGTLGDYERAWRDDLRDEIRLGRLVRAGYSAPEPLQRAGMRAFEGEIGVHMDRPTTLFSREQLRALVPSLR
- a CDS encoding WD40/YVTN/BNR-like repeat-containing protein; translated protein: MPTLYAALDDRVLAVEEAVSDALVGYDLECVAAHPDAPRRAFAGTVDAGLRRTTDGGETWDRSLDVDARVTAATVSPHDPDVVWAGTEPSAVYRSTDGGETWAARPGLTDLDSEERWSFPPRPHTHHVRWIEVDPRDPDRLYVAIEAGALVRTDDAGETWIDHPAGARRDNHTIATHPDAPGRVYSAAGDGYAESTDGGDTWTHPQDGLDHRYVWGLAVGDDPDDVVVSSASGARSAHDPDGTAYVYRRSGDDWAVAMDGLPGPEGAARPVLAHRDRFYALSNDGVYASEEGYAWEPLDLSWSSAYREQVPRGLAVV
- a CDS encoding Gfo/Idh/MocA family protein; the protein is MVSVCLLGAGFMAEMHCGAYDYVEDVDVTAVVSPNSADAFVEEQGLDATAFSDVETALSEADVDAVDVCTPTHTHREHVERAVEAGLPVVCEKPLAPTLADAAAVRETVAGADVPVMVAHVLRYFPQYAAARDQVADGRIGAAGVARARRLSPFPDWAEWYADRESSGGVFLDLAIHDFDFLRWTVGEVERVFARRTREDGLEHGTATLSFEDGSTGYVEASWAQPGSRELEFELELAGDEGVVSYDSGDDAPVRLWTGEAASDESPAGPADGYVRELRHFVDCVRSGATPDVDVDAAIEAMRISKAAERSAERGEPVAVAEVTADGDDTAADGEVDA